The following DNA comes from Microbacterium terregens.
CGCGACGACCGACTCGTCGGACGCCGGGATCACCATCGCCGTGTCGGCTGCGCCGACGACGATCACCACCGAGGGGTTCGCCGTGTTCGGCGGCTACGAGGCGGGCTCCGCGTTCGACCCGATCGCGCTCACGGTCTCGGCCGCCTGCCCGCCGGCCGAGACGGCCCCGCCCGCGCCGTCCGCTCCGGTCGGAGCCGAGGCCGCAGCGACGGATGCCGCGGCTGACGCGGGTCCCGGGTGGATCCCGGGGGCGGTCGGAGGACTCCTCACCGTCGTCGTGGCGGTCGCCGGGTTCGCGTTCACGCGCCGCGGTCGAACGGGCGGTGGCACGGGCGCGGGCGGAGCAGCGTGAGGTCGTCGCGCGCGGGGATCGCACTGCTCCTAGCCGCGATGCTCGGACTCGCGGCCTGCAGTGCTCCGGCCCCTGGCTCCGAGCCCGTCGCTGCGGCGACCGACATCCCACGGGTGCCCCTGAGCGAGCTGACCGCATCGGCCGACCCGCGCGCGCTCGAGGGGCCGTCGACCGCGATCCTCGGCGACGCGGCCATCGTGCCCGTCCTCGCCGATCCGGCTCAGGCCCTGCCTGCGACGGTTCTGTCGAGGGATGCCGCGGGCGACGTCGGAACCGTCGTCGCGGACACCTCGCGGGTCATCGCCATGGACCTGTCCGGATCCCTCGCCGCGACGGTCTGGGGGCTCGGATTCGGTGACACCCTGGTCGGCCGGGACGTGTCGACGACCATCCCCGGCACCGAGGATCTGCCCATCGTCACGACGGGCGGTCACACCGTCAACGCCGAGTCGATCATCGCGCTCGCGCCGACACTCGTGCTCACCGATGGCAGCGTCGGTCCCCGCGATGTCGTCGAGCAGCTGCGCGACGTGGGCATCACCGTCGTGTTCGTGGAGAACACGGCGTCCTTCGACGGTGCCGCGCAGCTCGCCCGCGATGTCGCCGCGGTGTTCGCGGCCCCCGAAGCGGGCGAACTGCTCGCCGCGCAGATCGCCGGCGATGTGGCGACCGCGCGCTCGGAGATCGCACGGCTCGCGCCG
Coding sequences within:
- a CDS encoding heme/hemin ABC transporter substrate-binding protein; translated protein: MRSSRAGIALLLAAMLGLAACSAPAPGSEPVAAATDIPRVPLSELTASADPRALEGPSTAILGDAAIVPVLADPAQALPATVLSRDAAGDVGTVVADTSRVIAMDLSGSLAATVWGLGFGDTLVGRDVSTTIPGTEDLPIVTTGGHTVNAESIIALAPTLVLTDGSVGPRDVVEQLRDVGITVVFVENTASFDGAAQLARDVAAVFAAPEAGELLAAQIAGDVATARSEIARLAPSGEDRLRIVFLYLRGAAGVYYLFGQESGADDLIAGLGGVDVAGELGWRGMQPLTDEAMLAADPDLILVMTGGLDSVGGVDALLESKPAIALTRAGERRRIVDMADGQILSFGPRSASVLDALARAVYAPAAGS